A window of Corythoichthys intestinalis isolate RoL2023-P3 chromosome 14, ASM3026506v1, whole genome shotgun sequence contains these coding sequences:
- the sppl2 gene encoding signal peptide peptidase-like 2 isoform X2, producing the protein MTILGLRSLTFAALFVIHEVAAEYGMAHFSDDGKGKDYCIFFNSQWARLPQDLNKASRLQIYDLTTSVLCSPADVPEGGFPNRIAMVMRGNCTFYEKVRLAQMNGAKGLLIVSKDRLTPPAGNKTQYEEIDIPVALLSYADMLEISKTFSEGRLVAMYAPNEPVLDYNMVIIFLMAVGTVAVGGHWAGSKDRKKRYMKHKRDDGADKQDEETLDVTPIMICVFVVMCCSMLVLLYFFYDSLAIWVIAIFCLASSVGLYSCLWPFVRRLPFCKCRIPENNLPYLHKRPQVRALLLSALCVGVSVTWMVFRNEDQWAWILQDTLGIAFCLYMLKTVRLPTFKACTLLLTVLFVYDVFFVFITPFFTKSGESIMVEVAAGPSDSATHEKLPMVLKVPRLNSSPLALCDRPFSLLGFGDVLVPGLLVVYCHRFDILTQSSRIYFVACTIAYGVGLLITFVALAVMQMGQPALLYLVPCTLLTSLTVALWRRELPQFWTGSGFVPAIALAPIKCTQTEVPQPDGSQGADATNRSEDPSLPPDAPVIENEEKLN; encoded by the exons CAGTGATGACGGCAAAGGAAAGGACTACTGCATTTTCTTTAACTCTCAGTGGGCGCGTCTGCCTCAGGACCTGAACAAGGCG TCGCGGCTCCAGATTTACGATTTAACCACGTCGGTCCTGTGCTCGCCCGCCGACGTCCCGGAAGGGGGCTTCCCAAACCGCATCGCCATGGTGATGAGGGGCAACTGCACTTTTTATGAGAAGGTCCGCCTGGCCCAGATGAACGGCGCCAAAGGCTTGCTCATCGTCAGCAAGGACAGACTG ACGCCTCCAGCGGGGAACAAGACTCAGTACGAGGAGATTGATATTCCCGTTGCGCTGCTCAGCTATGCGGACATGCTTGAGATAAGCAAG ACGTTCAGCGAGGGGAGGCTGGTGGCCATGTATGCCCCCAACGAGCCGGTGCTGGACTACAACATGGTCATCATCTTTCTCATGGCTGTGGGAACAGTCGCCGTGGGCGGCCACTGGGCCGGCAGCAAAGACCGTAAGAA ACGCTACATGAAGCACAAGCGTGACGACGGCGCAGACAAGCAGGATGAGGAGACGCTGGACGTGACGCCAATCATGATCTGCGTATTCGTGGTTATGTGCTGCAGCATGCTGGTTCTTCTCTACTTCTTTTACGACAGCCTAG CCATTTGGGTGATCGCCATTTTCTGCCTGGCGTCGTCCGTGGGTCTGTACAGCTGTCTTTGGCCTTTTGTGCGCCGCCTTCCTTTCTGCAAGTGCAG aaTTCCAGAGAACAACCTTCCCTACTTGCACAAGCGTCCTCAGGTGCGTGCCCTGCTGCTATCAGCGCTCTGCGTGGGCGTCAGCGTCACTTGGATGGTGTTTCGCAACGAGGATCA GTGGGCATGGAtactgcaggatacactggggatCGCCTTCTGCCTCTACATGCTCAAGACTGTCAGGCTTCCTACATTTAAG GCTTGCACTTTACTACTGACGGTGCTCTTCGTCTACGACGTTTTCTTCGTGTTTATCACGCCCTTCTTCACCAAG AGTGGGGAAAGCATCATGGTGGAGGTGGCAGCGGGCCCCTCGGACTCGGCCACGCATGAAAAG CTTCCGATGGTGCTGAAAGTGCCGCGCTTGAACTCCTCACCCCTCGCACTGTGCGATCGGCCTTTCTCCTTGCTGGGCTTTGGCGATGTCCTGGTGCCGG GCCTGCTGGTGGTGTACTGCCACCGCTTTGACATCTTGACACAATCCTCCAGGATCTACTTTGTTGCCTGTACAATCG CCTACGGCGTGGGCCTGCTGATCACCTTCGTGGCGCTGGCCGTGATGCAGATGGGCCAGCCGGCCTTGCTCTACCTGGTGCCTTGCACTTTGCTCACCAGCCTGACTGTGGCGCTGTGGCGCCGAGAGCTGCCTCAGTTCTGGACCGGCAGCGGTTTTGTG CCTGCCATAGCACTCGCGCCCATCAAGTGTACGCAAACAGAGGTGCCGCAGCCCGACGGGTCTCAGGGCGCCGATGCGACCAATCGGAGCGAAGACCCCAGTCTGCCTCCAGATGCGCCCGTGATAGAAAACGAAGAAAAGCTCAACTAA
- the sppl2 gene encoding signal peptide peptidase-like 2 isoform X1 → MLKTKKQPERSLSSLAALLTLTSPNKVAAEYGMAHFSDDGKGKDYCIFFNSQWARLPQDLNKASRLQIYDLTTSVLCSPADVPEGGFPNRIAMVMRGNCTFYEKVRLAQMNGAKGLLIVSKDRLTPPAGNKTQYEEIDIPVALLSYADMLEISKTFSEGRLVAMYAPNEPVLDYNMVIIFLMAVGTVAVGGHWAGSKDRKKRYMKHKRDDGADKQDEETLDVTPIMICVFVVMCCSMLVLLYFFYDSLAIWVIAIFCLASSVGLYSCLWPFVRRLPFCKCRIPENNLPYLHKRPQVRALLLSALCVGVSVTWMVFRNEDQWAWILQDTLGIAFCLYMLKTVRLPTFKACTLLLTVLFVYDVFFVFITPFFTKSGESIMVEVAAGPSDSATHEKLPMVLKVPRLNSSPLALCDRPFSLLGFGDVLVPGLLVVYCHRFDILTQSSRIYFVACTIAYGVGLLITFVALAVMQMGQPALLYLVPCTLLTSLTVALWRRELPQFWTGSGFVPAIALAPIKCTQTEVPQPDGSQGADATNRSEDPSLPPDAPVIENEEKLN, encoded by the exons CAGTGATGACGGCAAAGGAAAGGACTACTGCATTTTCTTTAACTCTCAGTGGGCGCGTCTGCCTCAGGACCTGAACAAGGCG TCGCGGCTCCAGATTTACGATTTAACCACGTCGGTCCTGTGCTCGCCCGCCGACGTCCCGGAAGGGGGCTTCCCAAACCGCATCGCCATGGTGATGAGGGGCAACTGCACTTTTTATGAGAAGGTCCGCCTGGCCCAGATGAACGGCGCCAAAGGCTTGCTCATCGTCAGCAAGGACAGACTG ACGCCTCCAGCGGGGAACAAGACTCAGTACGAGGAGATTGATATTCCCGTTGCGCTGCTCAGCTATGCGGACATGCTTGAGATAAGCAAG ACGTTCAGCGAGGGGAGGCTGGTGGCCATGTATGCCCCCAACGAGCCGGTGCTGGACTACAACATGGTCATCATCTTTCTCATGGCTGTGGGAACAGTCGCCGTGGGCGGCCACTGGGCCGGCAGCAAAGACCGTAAGAA ACGCTACATGAAGCACAAGCGTGACGACGGCGCAGACAAGCAGGATGAGGAGACGCTGGACGTGACGCCAATCATGATCTGCGTATTCGTGGTTATGTGCTGCAGCATGCTGGTTCTTCTCTACTTCTTTTACGACAGCCTAG CCATTTGGGTGATCGCCATTTTCTGCCTGGCGTCGTCCGTGGGTCTGTACAGCTGTCTTTGGCCTTTTGTGCGCCGCCTTCCTTTCTGCAAGTGCAG aaTTCCAGAGAACAACCTTCCCTACTTGCACAAGCGTCCTCAGGTGCGTGCCCTGCTGCTATCAGCGCTCTGCGTGGGCGTCAGCGTCACTTGGATGGTGTTTCGCAACGAGGATCA GTGGGCATGGAtactgcaggatacactggggatCGCCTTCTGCCTCTACATGCTCAAGACTGTCAGGCTTCCTACATTTAAG GCTTGCACTTTACTACTGACGGTGCTCTTCGTCTACGACGTTTTCTTCGTGTTTATCACGCCCTTCTTCACCAAG AGTGGGGAAAGCATCATGGTGGAGGTGGCAGCGGGCCCCTCGGACTCGGCCACGCATGAAAAG CTTCCGATGGTGCTGAAAGTGCCGCGCTTGAACTCCTCACCCCTCGCACTGTGCGATCGGCCTTTCTCCTTGCTGGGCTTTGGCGATGTCCTGGTGCCGG GCCTGCTGGTGGTGTACTGCCACCGCTTTGACATCTTGACACAATCCTCCAGGATCTACTTTGTTGCCTGTACAATCG CCTACGGCGTGGGCCTGCTGATCACCTTCGTGGCGCTGGCCGTGATGCAGATGGGCCAGCCGGCCTTGCTCTACCTGGTGCCTTGCACTTTGCTCACCAGCCTGACTGTGGCGCTGTGGCGCCGAGAGCTGCCTCAGTTCTGGACCGGCAGCGGTTTTGTG CCTGCCATAGCACTCGCGCCCATCAAGTGTACGCAAACAGAGGTGCCGCAGCCCGACGGGTCTCAGGGCGCCGATGCGACCAATCGGAGCGAAGACCCCAGTCTGCCTCCAGATGCGCCCGTGATAGAAAACGAAGAAAAGCTCAACTAA